The nucleotide sequence CGTGTGTGGGGAACGTGGAGGAGAGTCTGACCAAGGCTGTGACGCTCTTGTTATGACACGAGGTAATGCAGAGCGGTACCCCCTGGGGGGAACGCCGGAATTCCGGCCGATTCGCCCTGTCCACATGCTGAGAACCCGCAGGACCCACCCTCAACTGTTCAGGCGTCTCGGGGGTTTTGGTGATGACGGGTGATCTCTCGCCGCATGCTTCCCCGAGCGCTCCGGAGAGGTGTCGGGCGTAGCGCGGGCCGAGGAGGAAACTCTGGGTTTGTATTGCGCGTGTATTACGCAGTGTTACTTCCAGGAAAGGCAGTCCGGCGTTTTTGGGCACCCTTCCGCATTCCGTGACACGCATGGTCACGGTGATCACGCGCGGGGAACCGGGGTCGGTCCGTAAGGGTGCGCGGGGAGCGGATTCGGCCCGCATCCCGGTGCGGGGCTGGCTCACCCGCGTCACGGTGACCGGTGGTCCGGCGTCGACGGCGAGCGGCACGTCGGAGGCGAGCCGGTGCGGCGCGACCGAGCGGCCGCCCAGGAAGGTCACGGTCACCGTCTGTGCGGGAAAGGGGAGTTCGGGAGCCGGCGCGGGGCGCGGGCGGGTCGCCGGAAGTGTGCCGCCGACCGCCGGTGCGGCGCGGGCGGTGGCCAGAATCAGCCGGGTGCGGGTGGACCGGTGGCGGCAGGGCGGCGGGTGCGGGGTGACGGGTTCGCGTGCGGAGGTGCCCTCGCCGGGCTCCAGCGGGCCTGTGCGGCTCATCGCCGCGATCCGGCCAGGGGAGCCGGGGGGGTCGGGGGTGCCCCGCGCCGTCCCGTGCGCCGAAGCTACGGCGTGGTGCGGCGCGGGGCAACGGCCCGGGCGGTCAGCCCCGCGCGACGGCCTCGCCCGCGCCCGCGTCGCGCAGCAGGCAGGTCAGGCGGGCCGTGCAGACGCGGCGGTCCTGCTCGTCGGTGATGACGATCTCGTAGGTCGCCGTCGAGCGGCCCCGGTGGACGGGGGTGGCGACGCCGGTGACCAGGCCGGAGCGGACGCCCCGGTGGTGCGTGCAGTTCAGGTCGACGCCGACGGCGACCTTGGAGCTGCCGCCGTGCAGCATCGAGCCGACCGAGCCGAGGGTCTCGGCGAGCACCGCCGAGGCGCCGCCGTGCAGCAGGCCGTAGGGCTGGGTGTTGCCCTCCACCGGCATCGTGCCGACGACCCGCTCCGGCGACGCCTGGAGGATCTGCACGCCCATCCGCGTTCCCAGGTGGCCGGCGGAGAACAGCGCGGGCAGGTCGACGCCGAGCGCCGCGTACTCGTCGATGATCTCCTGCGGGAACTGCGTCTGCTGTTGCTCACCCATGCCCGGCTCCGTTCTCGTGCGCCTGTCCGGCGGCGTGCCATGTCACTGAGCGAACGCTCAGTCGGTCGCCGATTGTTCCAGACGGCCTTCCGGGCGCGCCTCCAGCCGGACCACCACGGACTTGCTGGCCGGGGTGTTGCTGGTGTCGGCGGTGGCGTCCAGCGGCACCAGCACGTTGGTCTCCGGGTAGTACGAGGCCGCGCAGCCCCGCGCGGTCGGGTAGTGCACCACGCGGAAGCCGGGCGCCCGCCGCTCCACCCCGTCGCTCCACTCGCCCACCAGGTCCACGTAACTGCCGTCCGCCACGCCCAGTTCGCGGGCGTCCTCGGGGTGGACCAGCACCACGCGGCGGCCGTCGGTGAT is from Streptomyces seoulensis and encodes:
- a CDS encoding PaaI family thioesterase, giving the protein MGEQQQTQFPQEIIDEYAALGVDLPALFSAGHLGTRMGVQILQASPERVVGTMPVEGNTQPYGLLHGGASAVLAETLGSVGSMLHGGSSKVAVGVDLNCTHHRGVRSGLVTGVATPVHRGRSTATYEIVITDEQDRRVCTARLTCLLRDAGAGEAVARG